A region from the Lentimicrobiaceae bacterium genome encodes:
- a CDS encoding NTP transferase domain-containing protein codes for MKPTLLVLAAGMGSRYGGLKQVDPIGPSGETILDYSVYDAIQAGFGKVVFIIRKDIEHDFKEIFINRLQKHIEVDWVFQETDKLPAGFTQPEGRQKPWGTGHAVLMAAEKVKEPFVVINADDFYGREAFSTLAHYFSENPSPADTQYAMVAYELQNTLSDFGFVSRGECVTDENNWLQSVTERTHIQSVNNVIVYKNAEDREIELPGSTPVSMNFWGFTPDFFGHLESQFIDFIRENQHNLKSEFYIPSVVDTLIKNGKAKVKLLSNSGQWFGITYREDKPMVINKLNELISAGVYPPNLWNV; via the coding sequence ATGAAACCAACATTACTTGTTCTGGCTGCCGGCATGGGCAGTCGCTACGGAGGCCTGAAGCAGGTTGATCCTATTGGTCCGTCAGGAGAAACAATTCTTGACTATTCTGTTTATGATGCAATTCAGGCTGGATTCGGAAAAGTGGTCTTCATTATCCGAAAAGATATTGAGCACGATTTTAAAGAAATATTTATCAACAGGTTACAAAAACACATTGAAGTTGACTGGGTGTTTCAGGAAACAGACAAACTACCTGCCGGCTTCACTCAACCCGAGGGCAGACAAAAACCATGGGGAACCGGACATGCAGTTCTAATGGCTGCTGAAAAAGTTAAAGAGCCGTTTGTTGTGATCAATGCTGATGATTTCTATGGCCGTGAAGCCTTCAGTACTTTAGCGCACTATTTTTCAGAAAACCCATCTCCCGCCGACACTCAGTATGCGATGGTAGCTTATGAACTGCAAAATACACTTTCGGATTTTGGATTTGTGTCGCGGGGCGAATGCGTAACTGATGAAAACAACTGGCTTCAATCAGTCACTGAAAGAACTCACATTCAATCTGTTAACAATGTCATTGTTTACAAAAACGCTGAAGATCGTGAGATTGAATTGCCGGGCTCAACACCGGTTTCAATGAATTTTTGGGGTTTTACGCCTGATTTCTTCGGTCATCTTGAAAGCCAGTTTATCGATTTTATTAGAGAAAACCAGCACAATTTGAAATCAGAGTTTTACATCCCATCGGTAGTGGATACACTCATTAAAAACGGGAAGGCAAAAGTAAAACTCCTTTCAAACTCCGGGCAATGGTTTGGCATCACTTATCGCGAAGACAAACCTATGGTAATCAACAAATTAAACGAATTAATTTCAGCCGGAGTTTACCCTCCTAATCTCTGGAATGTATAA
- a CDS encoding aminoglycoside phosphotransferase family protein, with protein sequence MDLLLSRLQLIFNIPESNYSAEQIHAGHINHTFKISATTGSVYILQKLNGAIFHNIKDLMSNFQLVTDTINNFNLNSATKIEVPLIIETRSGQLFYTDENQSHWRLITFIKGIDNKHVTVNSKTAYEGGQAFGMFLRGVSALNPKELNVIIPDFHSLEYRFKQFQQALENNLAKRAAAVQSEIEFIESWHSKMVKIPHLLATGKIPIRITHNDTKLTNVVFSEKLEAIGVIDLDTVMPGSALYDFGDAIRTLTNRANEDEPEIEKVHFDISLFKAFSEGYIKSTASILCHDEIENFTDSALLMTYIIGLRFFTDYLNGDTYYQIHHPEHNLVRARVQFRLLSQMSAHHAEMQEIIRTIASRHSIPQESFHPNNQEL encoded by the coding sequence ATGGATTTACTTCTTTCCAGGCTTCAGTTAATTTTCAACATCCCGGAATCAAATTACTCTGCTGAGCAAATTCACGCAGGCCATATAAACCATACATTCAAAATAAGTGCCACGACTGGCTCCGTTTATATATTGCAGAAATTAAACGGAGCCATTTTTCACAATATCAAAGACTTAATGTCTAACTTCCAACTTGTTACGGATACAATCAATAACTTTAACCTGAACTCTGCAACAAAAATTGAAGTTCCCCTGATTATTGAAACAAGAAGCGGACAACTGTTTTACACGGATGAAAACCAGAGTCATTGGCGCTTGATAACGTTCATCAAAGGAATTGACAACAAGCATGTTACTGTCAACAGCAAAACAGCTTACGAAGGAGGGCAGGCCTTTGGAATGTTTCTAAGAGGAGTATCAGCATTAAATCCTAAAGAATTAAATGTGATCATTCCTGATTTTCATTCACTTGAATACCGGTTCAAACAATTTCAGCAGGCTTTGGAAAACAACCTGGCCAAAAGAGCCGCTGCAGTGCAGTCTGAGATTGAATTCATTGAATCATGGCATTCAAAGATGGTGAAAATCCCGCACCTTTTAGCTACCGGAAAAATTCCCATCAGAATTACCCATAACGATACAAAGCTCACCAACGTCGTTTTCTCTGAAAAGCTGGAGGCCATTGGTGTAATTGACCTTGATACTGTAATGCCCGGCTCGGCATTATATGATTTCGGTGATGCTATCCGCACATTAACCAACAGGGCCAATGAGGATGAGCCTGAAATAGAAAAGGTTCACTTTGATATCAGCTTATTCAAAGCCTTTTCGGAAGGATATATAAAATCAACCGCCTCAATACTTTGCCACGATGAAATTGAGAATTTCACTGATTCTGCGTTACTTATGACCTATATTATAGGGTTAAGGTTTTTCACTGACTATTTGAACGGAGATACCTACTATCAAATTCATCACCCTGAGCATAATCTGGTAAGAGCAAGAGTTCAGTTCAGGCTTTTAAGTCAAATGAGTGCGCATCATGCTGAAATGCAAGAAATTATTCGAACAATTGCAAGCAGGCATTCCATTCCCCAAGAATCATTTCACCCAAACAATCAGGAATTATGA
- a CDS encoding calcium/sodium antiporter produces the protein MMNYILLLGGLTLLIFGSNWLVDGASNLARKLNISDLVIGLTVVALGTSAPELVVNLIASFNGKTDIAIGNILGSNIFNILLILGVTAMVLPVTVKNNTVWKEIPFSLLAIVVVAFMANDILIDRYQQNEISRIDGLVLLSFFSIFMAYTFILAKQSGPLMDSEKVVLTVPRSIIYVLLGLAGLILGGRFLVMGAVEIARSLGLSESVIGLTVVATGTSLPELATSVVAAIKRNSDIAIGNVVGSNIFNIFFVLGSSAVIRPLPFNPASNFDIMVTILASLLLFIFVFVGKGRRIDRTEGAFFVLLYIAYTVYQVIFA, from the coding sequence CTGATGAACTACATACTTTTATTGGGCGGTTTAACCCTACTCATATTCGGCTCTAACTGGCTGGTTGACGGCGCCTCTAATCTTGCGCGCAAGCTCAATATTTCTGACCTCGTAATTGGATTAACAGTAGTTGCATTAGGCACTTCAGCGCCTGAACTGGTTGTAAATCTCATTGCTTCATTCAATGGCAAAACCGACATTGCCATTGGAAACATCCTGGGAAGCAACATATTTAACATACTGCTCATACTTGGAGTTACCGCAATGGTATTGCCTGTTACGGTTAAAAACAATACTGTCTGGAAGGAAATTCCATTCAGTTTACTGGCTATTGTGGTGGTAGCATTTATGGCGAATGATATACTCATTGACAGGTATCAGCAGAACGAGATTTCGAGAATTGACGGGCTGGTACTTTTAAGCTTTTTCTCCATATTTATGGCATATACTTTTATTTTGGCCAAACAATCCGGCCCGCTAATGGATTCTGAAAAAGTTGTTCTTACCGTACCCCGGTCAATCATATATGTGCTGCTTGGCCTTGCCGGACTGATACTGGGAGGCAGGTTTCTGGTGATGGGAGCTGTTGAGATTGCACGAAGTCTTGGATTAAGCGAATCTGTTATTGGTCTTACCGTGGTCGCAACCGGCACTTCACTTCCCGAGCTGGCCACCAGTGTTGTTGCAGCCATTAAACGAAACAGCGATATCGCCATCGGCAATGTTGTTGGCTCAAATATTTTTAATATATTTTTTGTTTTGGGCTCAAGTGCTGTTATCCGGCCCTTGCCATTTAATCCGGCTTCAAACTTCGACATCATGGTAACCATACTGGCAAGTTTGCTGCTATTTATATTTGTGTTTGTTGGAAAAGGACGCCGGATAGATCGGACTGAAGGAGCGTTTTTTGTGCTGCTTTATATTGCATACACTGTTTATCAGGTTATTTTCGCCTGA
- a CDS encoding lipase family protein codes for MTFNKRFTFSIVLLLAISFGNLKAQNQGLKPGFDKTEYIEMLKIAASVADTPWVKTKWIPENYKLYYRSPVSGLENRWDLWGDGKNTIVISIRGTTPSPVSWLENFYAAMVPAKGSLKLNNHLTFNYNLSDNPRASVHVGWLMATGFMAQGMLSKIDSSYQKGYKNIIITGHSQGGAIAFLVTAYLRKLQQKNELPSDICFKTYCSAAPKPGNLYFAYDYENSTAGGWACNVVNSADWVPETPLSIQTIRDFNTLNPFVNAKKTIRKQSFPKRLAMSYAYGKLKRPSSRAVKNYRKYLGKMAGKFVNKSLPEFEAPEYQYANNYVRTGNTIVLFADEEYYLKYPDHQDNVFIHHSAGAYLYLTNKLEK; via the coding sequence ATGACTTTTAACAAAAGATTCACTTTTTCTATTGTTTTGCTTCTTGCCATCTCATTCGGCAATTTAAAAGCACAGAATCAGGGGCTTAAGCCCGGATTCGATAAAACGGAGTACATCGAAATGCTTAAAATTGCAGCAAGTGTGGCCGATACACCGTGGGTAAAAACCAAATGGATTCCTGAAAATTATAAACTTTACTATCGCTCTCCTGTTTCAGGGCTTGAAAATCGCTGGGATTTATGGGGTGACGGTAAAAACACCATTGTCATCAGTATCAGAGGAACAACACCAAGCCCCGTTAGCTGGCTCGAAAACTTTTATGCAGCCATGGTACCAGCTAAAGGAAGCCTCAAACTTAACAACCATCTGACCTTCAATTACAATCTGTCAGACAATCCACGGGCATCAGTTCATGTTGGCTGGCTGATGGCCACCGGATTTATGGCCCAAGGAATGCTGTCGAAAATAGACTCAAGTTACCAAAAGGGATATAAAAACATCATCATAACCGGGCATAGTCAAGGCGGGGCTATTGCGTTTCTGGTTACTGCTTATTTGCGAAAACTTCAGCAAAAAAACGAACTGCCATCTGACATTTGCTTTAAAACTTATTGCAGTGCTGCCCCCAAGCCTGGCAACCTGTATTTTGCATACGATTATGAAAACTCAACAGCAGGTGGCTGGGCCTGTAACGTTGTAAATTCAGCTGACTGGGTTCCTGAAACGCCATTATCAATTCAAACAATTCGTGATTTCAATACTTTGAACCCGTTTGTAAATGCCAAAAAAACCATCAGAAAGCAAAGTTTTCCGAAAAGACTTGCCATGAGTTACGCTTATGGAAAACTTAAAAGACCAAGCAGTCGGGCTGTAAAAAACTACAGGAAATATCTGGGAAAGATGGCAGGTAAATTTGTCAATAAATCGCTTCCTGAATTTGAAGCCCCTGAATATCAATATGCCAATAATTATGTTCGTACCGGAAACACGATTGTTTTGTTTGCTGATGAAGAATACTACCTCAAATACCCCGACCATCAGGACAATGTATTTATCCATCACAGTGCTGGAGCATACCTATATCTGACAAATAAATTAGAAAAGTAA
- a CDS encoding T9SS type A sorting domain-containing protein, which produces MKKMFIIPFLLLAWLPIYSQVNGSFIFDGLQRSYITYLPQSYSPDESYPLLLALHGYTQTGQGMMQFSGLNQIADTAGFIVVYPNGVGNAWNVGFAGGSTADDVGFLNALIDTLNVFYNIDLKRTYAAGFSNGGFMSYRLACESANRMAAIASVAGTMTENAFTTCTPQRAVPVLHIHGTNDIVIAYNGGFGNKSVEQVLSLWTDFNICPETPVVEDLPDLVAEGSTVQRFTWGPCSNSTEVALLKVINGGHTWPGSVGTTGIGNTNRDISASGEIWKFVSRFSLDENTGVSEVGTTDLMIYPNPLADGMLHIIWPAHHEQASVFIYSSNGSVVYHEKMSPDKGDLHIETASFSPGLYIARVAGGKFNRVSKFVVR; this is translated from the coding sequence ATGAAGAAAATGTTTATTATCCCGTTTTTGCTCCTGGCCTGGTTGCCAATTTATAGTCAGGTAAATGGGAGTTTTATATTTGATGGTCTGCAAAGGTCATACATTACTTATCTGCCACAATCATACTCGCCTGATGAATCTTACCCGCTTTTGCTGGCATTGCATGGATATACACAAACAGGGCAGGGAATGATGCAATTCAGCGGGCTGAATCAGATAGCTGATACTGCAGGGTTTATTGTCGTGTATCCCAATGGAGTAGGCAATGCCTGGAATGTTGGCTTTGCCGGAGGTTCTACAGCTGATGATGTTGGTTTTTTAAATGCACTTATTGATACTTTAAATGTGTTTTATAATATTGATTTAAAAAGGACTTATGCTGCCGGTTTTTCTAACGGAGGTTTTATGAGTTATCGTTTGGCTTGTGAATCAGCCAACCGGATGGCCGCAATTGCATCTGTGGCCGGGACGATGACTGAAAATGCTTTTACTACCTGCACTCCGCAAAGAGCGGTGCCTGTTCTGCATATTCATGGCACCAACGACATTGTAATTGCATACAATGGTGGATTTGGCAATAAGTCGGTTGAGCAGGTGTTAAGCTTGTGGACTGATTTTAATATTTGCCCTGAAACACCGGTAGTTGAAGATTTACCTGATTTAGTAGCAGAAGGCTCAACAGTTCAGCGATTTACATGGGGACCTTGCAGCAACTCAACAGAAGTTGCGCTATTGAAAGTGATCAATGGCGGCCATACCTGGCCGGGTTCGGTTGGAACCACAGGAATTGGAAATACAAACAGAGATATCAGCGCCAGCGGCGAGATATGGAAATTTGTCAGTCGCTTTTCATTGGATGAAAATACAGGTGTAAGTGAGGTGGGCACAACTGATTTAATGATTTATCCCAATCCTCTGGCAGATGGCATGTTGCACATTATTTGGCCCGCGCATCATGAACAGGCGTCGGTTTTTATCTATTCCAGCAATGGTTCTGTTGTTTATCACGAAAAAATGAGCCCGGATAAAGGAGATTTGCATATTGAAACAGCTTCATTTTCTCCCGGTTTATATATTGCCCGTGTAGCGGGAGGTAAGTTTAACCGGGTTTCAAAATTTGTAGTACGCTGA
- a CDS encoding beta-N-acetylhexosaminidase has translation MTSQKATITGYLIFVLLMITSTTYSQKNIHSIIPEPVSYVSGKGHFILNGETTIQMSSSSKELSKLADYLNERLLITKVSVKNNPSVNSASGNVILLDLNNTDKVGEEGYLLTVNKKLITVRANTGKGIFYGIQTLIQLLPPEIETISTQNTVKKWEVPVCTILDYPRFQYRGMHLDVGRHLFPVEFIKKYIDLLAAYKINNFHWHLTEDQGWRLETKKYPLLTEIGAWRKSSPIGRNVSDDNQAYGGFYTQAEAREIVAYAARRYVNVIPEIEMPGHAMAALAAYPQLSCTGGPFEVYTKWGVTDDIFCAGKEETFLFLEDVLNEVMNIFPSKYIHIGGDEAPKTRWESCSLCQKRMQDEHLKNAHELQNYFITRIEKFLNSNGRQIIGWDEILEGGLAPGATVMSWRGTDGGIAAAKLKHDVIMTPGSHCYFDHYQGNPATEPLAIGGFNTLQNVYSFEPVPGELTSEESKYIIGSQGNVWTEYMLNSSQVEYMAFPRALALAEVNWSARSNRNWDNFSSKMNKHFERLEKMQVNFSKSSNDILISTAIDPETNQTKVLLECSNKSGQIFYSIGNTSFKKYKKPFLVNKTSVVKAFLKFNKKPVGNETERIIYVHDGFGKTPVMNTQYNYKYAASGPFTLTDGLRAHPRSLKSDWLGFLGNNAEFIIDLGQQLEIKNINIGFLHNPSNWIFLPTGVEIELSTDGITYEPANGMRPELLTMREPITVDYTMVQINSTARYIKITAKNRGICPDDQPGSGNKAWLFMDEVMINSLAE, from the coding sequence ATGACTTCTCAAAAAGCAACAATTACCGGATATCTCATTTTTGTGTTACTTATGATTACATCAACCACTTATAGTCAAAAAAACATTCATTCAATCATACCTGAACCCGTCAGTTATGTATCAGGCAAGGGTCATTTTATACTTAACGGTGAAACAACCATACAAATGAGTTCATCGTCAAAGGAATTGTCGAAACTTGCTGATTATCTGAACGAAAGACTACTCATCACAAAGGTTTCGGTGAAGAATAATCCTTCGGTAAATTCCGCGTCAGGCAACGTAATTTTACTTGATTTGAATAATACTGACAAAGTAGGAGAAGAAGGTTACCTGTTAACTGTTAATAAAAAATTGATTACTGTAAGAGCCAATACAGGAAAAGGGATTTTTTATGGTATCCAGACACTAATACAGTTATTGCCACCCGAAATAGAGACCATAAGTACTCAAAACACCGTCAAAAAGTGGGAAGTTCCCGTTTGTACAATTCTTGATTATCCAAGGTTTCAATACAGGGGAATGCACCTGGATGTTGGCCGTCATTTATTTCCGGTTGAGTTTATTAAAAAGTATATAGATCTGCTGGCTGCCTATAAAATCAATAATTTTCACTGGCACCTTACTGAAGATCAGGGATGGAGGCTTGAAACAAAAAAATATCCGTTACTCACTGAAATCGGAGCATGGCGTAAAAGTTCACCAATTGGCCGCAACGTTAGCGATGACAACCAAGCCTACGGAGGTTTTTATACACAGGCAGAAGCCAGAGAAATTGTAGCTTACGCTGCCAGACGCTACGTAAACGTTATTCCTGAGATTGAAATGCCCGGACATGCCATGGCTGCCCTGGCCGCTTACCCTCAGCTATCATGCACCGGCGGACCATTTGAGGTTTATACAAAATGGGGGGTTACAGATGATATTTTTTGTGCTGGAAAAGAGGAGACTTTTCTTTTCCTGGAAGATGTATTAAACGAAGTGATGAATATTTTCCCTTCAAAGTACATACACATTGGGGGCGATGAAGCACCTAAAACCCGCTGGGAATCATGCTCTTTATGCCAAAAAAGAATGCAGGATGAACATCTGAAAAATGCTCATGAACTGCAAAATTACTTCATCACCAGAATTGAAAAATTTCTGAACAGCAATGGCCGGCAAATCATCGGTTGGGATGAAATACTTGAAGGAGGCCTGGCTCCCGGAGCTACTGTTATGTCGTGGCGCGGAACCGATGGCGGAATTGCAGCAGCCAAACTGAAACATGACGTGATTATGACACCGGGATCTCATTGCTATTTTGACCATTACCAAGGAAATCCTGCTACCGAACCGCTGGCCATAGGAGGATTTAACACCTTGCAAAATGTTTACAGTTTTGAGCCCGTTCCGGGCGAATTAACGTCTGAAGAAAGCAAGTATATTATTGGTTCACAAGGCAATGTATGGACCGAATATATGCTTAACAGCTCTCAGGTTGAATATATGGCCTTTCCGAGAGCTTTAGCTCTGGCCGAAGTAAACTGGTCAGCCCGTTCAAACCGCAACTGGGATAATTTCTCATCTAAAATGAACAAGCATTTTGAGCGACTTGAGAAAATGCAGGTCAATTTTAGCAAAAGTTCAAATGATATTTTAATCAGTACCGCAATTGACCCTGAAACAAACCAGACAAAAGTTCTTCTGGAGTGCAGCAACAAATCAGGGCAGATTTTTTATAGTATCGGTAACACTTCCTTCAAAAAATACAAAAAACCATTTTTAGTCAATAAGACTTCAGTAGTAAAAGCCTTCTTAAAATTCAATAAAAAGCCAGTTGGCAATGAAACTGAGCGAATTATTTATGTGCATGACGGATTTGGTAAAACTCCGGTTATGAACACCCAATATAATTACAAATATGCAGCTTCGGGTCCTTTCACTTTAACTGACGGGCTCAGAGCACACCCCCGTTCACTAAAATCAGATTGGTTGGGATTTTTGGGAAACAATGCAGAATTCATCATTGACCTTGGCCAACAATTGGAAATCAAGAATATAAATATTGGGTTCCTGCATAATCCATCTAACTGGATTTTCTTGCCAACCGGCGTTGAAATTGAACTATCAACCGATGGCATAACTTATGAGCCAGCCAACGGTATGAGACCTGAATTATTAACAATGCGTGAACCTATTACTGTCGATTACACGATGGTTCAAATAAATTCAACAGCCAGGTATATTAAAATTACAGCAAAAAACCGCGGAATATGCCCTGACGATCAACCCGGAAGTGGTAACAAAGCGTGGCTGTTTATGGACGAAGTAATGATCAATAGCCTTGCTGAATAA